The region AGGAACTCCAGCAGTGCCCCATCGCCGTAGCGCTCGCGGACCGCGTTGTCGACGCACTCGAACCAGGCGGGGTGGAGGCGGCGCAGCACCTTCTCCACCTGTGGTTTGTCGAGGTGCTCGAGGATCGGGTCGAACTGGTGGTCCCAGCAGGTCACGGCCACGCAGGCCGAGTCGCTCACGGTGAGCCCGTAGATCGGTACCCACGCGTCCCTCATGGGGACCTTGACCTCGACGTAGGACGCGGTCTCGCGTCAGGACAGGGGTGCGCCGCGATCTGCCAGGACCTCGGCAAGGGTGTCGATGCGGTCGGAGACGATGCCGTCCACCCCGAGGTCGAACAACCGGTGCATCTCGACGGCGTCGTCGATGGTCCAGACGTGCAGGTGCTTGCCCATGGAGTGGAGGCGTTCGACCAGCCCGGGGGTGACGAGGTCGAGCCGTCGACCACCCACGACATGACCCGTCGGGACCTGCAGGACCGGTGCGGGAGAACGCATCCAGTCCGCGACGAAGGCCGGCGTGAGGCGCAGGGCGGCCACCTCGGAGGGCCCGGCCGCGGTTGCCACCGCCGGCCCGAGCAGGGCGCGCACCGCGCGCAGGCGACTGCGCGAGAAGGAGCCGATGCAGACCCGGTCCTGGGCGCGGTGCGCCCGAACGACCGCCGCCAGCGGCTCGATCGCCCCCTGCGCCTTGACGTCGATGTTGACGCGGACGTCGGGGAGCTCCTCGAGCAGCTCGGACAGGAGCGGGATCGGCTCGGTGCCGTTCACGCGGGCGGTGCGCACCGCGGCATACGGGAGGTCCGCGACGGCACCCCGGGCATCGGTGACGCGGTCGAGGACGTGGTCGTGGAACGCCAGC is a window of Pedococcus aerophilus DNA encoding:
- a CDS encoding glycerophosphodiester phosphodiesterase family protein codes for the protein MRASDFAYFDTPTPIGLAHRGGAKVEANLHLENTLSAFRHAVDLGYRYLETDVHATRDGRLLAFHDHVLDRVTDARGAVADLPYAAVRTARVNGTEPIPLLSELLEELPDVRVNIDVKAQGAIEPLAAVVRAHRAQDRVCIGSFSRSRLRAVRALLGPAVATAAGPSEVAALRLTPAFVADWMRSPAPVLQVPTGHVVGGRRLDLVTPGLVERLHSMGKHLHVWTIDDAVEMHRLFDLGVDGIVSDRIDTLAEVLADRGAPLS